Proteins from a genomic interval of Echeneis naucrates chromosome 21, fEcheNa1.1, whole genome shotgun sequence:
- the rev1 gene encoding DNA repair protein REV1: MSRDGWAKKRANARGDNGWADMGGYMAAKVSKLDEEFKLDASRERQKEGLCSNIFSGVSIYVNGYTEPNADELRRLMMLHGGQFHVYYSRSKTTHIIANNLPNSKIQELKGEKVIRPEWITDSVKAGCLLPYLQYQLYAKHKGPLFPGMTVRQTSEIAGPSHGPLQLSVHQKLHLPQCSVQLSVPNHEQSSSSYQNSTNPKSSHNQLYQGNVQPQYIQHNSSTCFVKPQPQPNPSLSKPSSTKPSETPHRNIQHQRAGQPQPQTYSSLSTGPSGCKEVELKVNGLLQTSLDLMSHSKINEMQTRDREDLFQQVVKEASLTNGHTHLVNGALKPKAMSPVKEKSSVDKELPECRLKSPEDEPLSPPVHFQTKPDPYEFPHSPPKLSDPSPILLEHSGTQRANEQRPKPLLPTYQEAIKATENQLHPKQLQPSLQADSWPEKTLPSSASRSLSHSPIRLNGSHHNAFSSNPASVNSTNKTTKPGPSTDESTSSSKSSAQLLAQTGDLISEYYTHSRFHQISTWRTGFSEYVNELHSKRKAAGGASFPGKERLRKSMALCSSDCQGTSASVSIKSCVLHVDMDCFFVSVGIRFRPDLKGKPVAVTSNRGQVRVPTRPGANPQLEQQYYQRKLTHTQQSRSDEDLYLTPSQESPDSHNNGVDEDAAALSMAEIASCSYEARQAGVKNGMFFGKAKQLCPSLQSVPYDFEAYKEVALSMYEILAGFTHDIEALSCDEVLIDGSTLLAELGTHPEDLAKAIRADIKDKTGCCASVGMGSNILLARLATRKAKPDGQYFLKSEEVDDFIRDLPVTSLPGVGPVMGRKLSAMGVRSCGDLQQVSLSHLQKKFGPRTGQTLFRFCRGLDDRPVRYEKQRKSVSAEMNYNIRFTRIDEAECFLTNLSMEVQRRLQEAGVRGRRVTLKVMVRKVGAPMEPAKYGGHGICDHIARTVMLAQYTDSGQLIATAVLKLFHAMNLQVQDLRGVGIQIQLLEGNHSASHDPTGHRTRSIKEMLLGQQPSARSQSRGPTDKSPHHEKTFSTAGSPSGSSPHLQSPAEPVPGTSKDHPTCSRTPKHSRARLDLSIEVPSPSQVDRSVLEALPAELREQVEQSWINRDGKQNSQRSPSPQPPASLPQLPSLNSPPRPALYTPPVGTLVLQIPNHPDSPGIVLELPNFSQVDPDVFAALPRELQEELKSAYNRIATVQPQSKMLDQKNPLMQLKQSGAGIGIGRVKRRYKRKNAVSPVKKGPSPTKRRQTTNHPANILPLVTSRELINAVKNENGPSTSSSNKDIPESLSNFIPRPAPSLAGACDLTDIKTLLREWVTTITDPMEEDILQVVKYCTDLIEDKDLEKLDLIIKYMKRLMQQSVESVWSMAFDFILDNVQVVVQQTYGSTLKVT; the protein is encoded by the exons ATGAGTCGAGATGGGTGGGCAAAGAAGAGAGCCAATGCCAGAGGTGACAATGGTTGGGCTGACATG GGTGGTTATATGGCTGCCAAAGTGTCAAAATTGGATGAAGAATTCAAACTTGATGCGTCcagggaaagacagaaggaaggaTTATGCTCCAACATCTTCAGTGGGGTGTCCATTTATGTCAATGGATACACAG AACCAAATGCAGATGAGCTACGCAGACTGATGATGCTGCATGGGGGCCAGTTCCATGTCTACTATTCTCGCTCCAAGACCACTCACATCATTGCCAATAACTTGCCAAACAGTAAAATTCAGGAGCTCAAAGGGGAAAAGGTCATCAGGCCAGAGTGGATTACCGACAG TGTCAAGGCTGGGTGTCTCCTGCCTTACCTACAGTACCAGCTATATGCAAAACACAAAGGCCCCCTCTTCCCTGGCATGACTGTGCGCCAGACCTCTGAAATAGCAGGACCAAGCCATGGCCCTCTGCAGCTTAGCGTCCATCAAAAGCTCCACCTGCCACAGTGCAGTGTTCAGCTCTCCGTTCCCAACCACGAACAGTCTTCATCTAGCTACCAGAACAGCACCAACCCCAAATCCAGCCACAATCAACTTTACCAAGGCAACGTCCAACCTCAGTACATCCAGCACAACTCTTCCACTTGCTTTGTAAAACCCCAACCTCAACCAAATCCCTCATTATCTAAACCAAGTTCCACAAAGCCCTCAGAAACTCCTCATCGAAATATCCAGCACCAGAGAGCTGGCCAACCACAACCTCAGACCTACTCTTCTCTCAGCACTGGTCCAAGTGGCTGTAAAGAAGTGGAATTAAAAGT AAATGGATTATTGCAGACCTCACTGGATTTGATGAGCCATTCAAAAATTAACGAAATGCAAACACGTGACAGAGAAGATCTTTTCCAACAGGTGGTGAAGGAAGCATCCCTGACAAATGGACACACTCATCTTGTTAATGGTGCCTTAAAGCCCAAGGCCATGTCTCCTGTTAAAGAAAAATCCTCTGTTGACAAAGAACTGCCAGAATGCAGACTCAAGAGTCCAGAGGATGAACCTCTTAGTCCTCCAGTTCATTTTCAGACCAAACCTGATCCGTATGAATTTCCTCATAGTCCTCCAAAACTATCTGACCCCTCCCCTATCTTACTGGAACACTCCGGCACACAAAGAGCCAATGAGCAGAGACCTAAACCGCTACTTCCCACCTACCAGGAGGCAATAAAAGCCACTGAAAACCAACTACACCCAAAACAGCTCCAGCCATCCCTTCAGGCTGATTCATGGCCTGAAAAGactcttccttcctctgcatCTCGCTCTCTTTCACATTCTCCAATTAGGCTGAATGGAAGTCACCACAATGCCTTTTCATCTAATCCTGCCTCAGTCAACTCAACCAACAAAACTACCAAACCTGGTCCTTCCACAGACGAGTCAACCTCATCATCAAAGTCTTCAGCCCAGCTGCTGGCACAGACAGGTGATTTGATCTCTGAGTATTACACTCACTCACGTTTTCACCAGATCTCCACGTGGAGGACTGGCTTTTCTGAGTATGTCAACGAACTGCATAGCAAACGAAAAGCAGCAGGGGGTGCTTCGTTTCCTGGGAAAGAGCGCCTGAGGAAATCTATGGCCCTGTGCTCCTCAGACTGTCAAG GTACATCGGCATCTGTGAGCATTAAATCTTGTGTTCTGCATGTGGACATGgattgtttctttgtgtctgtggggATCCGATTTCGGCCAGACCTCAAAG GAAAACCTGTAGCTGTGACCAGTAACCGTGGACAAGTCAGAGTGCCCACGAGACCCGGGGCCAACCCTCAACTGGAGCAGCAGTACTACCAGAGGAAGCTAACACATACTCAACAAA GCAGAAGTGATGAGGATTTATATCTAACTCCTTCGCAAGAGAGTCCTGATTCCCACAACAATGGAGTGGACGAGGATGCTGCTGCACTGTCAATGGCAGAAATTGCTTCCTGCAGTTATGAGGCTAG ACAAGCCGGGGTGAAGAATGGGATGTTTTTTGGGAAAGCAAAACAGTTGTGTCCCTCTCTGCAATCTGTCCCATACGATTTTGAGGCTTATAAAGAAGTGGCTCTCAGCATGTATGAGATACTAGCTGG TTTTACCCACGACATTGAAGCTCTGAGCTGTGATGAAGTGTTGATAGATGGTTCAACTCTACTTGCTGAGTTGGGCACCCACCCAGAAGATCTTGCCAAAGCGATCAGAGCAGACATCAAGGATAAAACTGGATGCTGTGCTTCAGTGGGCATGG GGTCCAACATCCTGTTGGCTCGGCTGGCGACCCGAAAAGCCAAGCCAGATGGCCAGTACTTCTTGAAGTCAGAAGAAGTGGATGATTTTATCAGGGACCTGCCAGTGACCAGTTTGCCAG GTGTTGGGCCTGTTATGGGCCGGAAACTATCTGCTATGGGTGTGAGGTCGTGTGGGGACCTCCAACAGGTGTCTCTGTCTCACCTACAGAAGAAGTTTGGACCCCGGACTGGACAAACCCTTTTCCGTTTTTGTAGAGGGCTGGATGACCGGCCTGTCCGATATGAGAAGCAAAGAAAGTCTGTCTCCGCTGAAATGAATTACAACATTCGCTTTACACGG ATTGATGAGGCAGAATGTTTCCTGACTAACTTGTCAATGGAGGTGCAAAGGCGTTTACAAGAAGCAGGGGTTCGGGGTCGCAGAGTTACCTTGAAGGTCATGGTGCGAAAGGTCGGCGCTCCAATGGAACCAGCTAAATATGGGGGTCATGGCATATGTGATCATATAGCCAG GACTGTGATGCTCGCGCAATACACCGACAGCGGTCAGCTGATTGCCACTGCAGTCCTCAAGCTGTTCCATGCCATGAATCTGCAGGTTCAGGACTTAAGAGGGGTTGGTATCCAGATTCAACTTCTTGAGGGAAATCACTCTGCTTCCCACGACCCCACAGGCCACCGGACACGCTCCATCAAAGAGATGTTGCTTGGCCAGCAACCGAGTGCCCGATCACAGAGCAGAG GTCCCACAGACAAGAGCCCACATCACGAAAAGACTTTTTCAACTGCAGGCTCGCCATCAGGCTCCTCTCCACATCTTCAGTCCCCTGCTGAGCCAGTCCCTGGGACGAGCAAAGATCACCCGACATGCAGTCGAACTCCGAAACATTCACGAGCACGTCTCGACCTCAGTATAGAAGTCCCCTCCCCTTCCCAG GTGGATCGTTCTGTGTTGGAGGCTCTGCCTGCGGAGCTGAGGGAACAAGTGGAGCAGTCATGGATTAATCGGGAtgggaaacaaaacagtcaacGGTCACCCAGTCCACAGCCCCCGGCTTCTCTTCCACAACTTCCGTCTCTGAATTCACCTCCTCGACCTGCTCTCTACACTCCACCTGTAGGAACTTTGGTTTTACAGATTCCAAACCATCCAGACAGTCCAGGAATTGTACTGGAGCTACCAAACTTCTCCCAG GTGGACCCAGATGTATTTGCTGCCCTTCCCAGAGAGCTCCAGGAAGAGCTGAAATCTGCCTATAACCGCATAGCAACTGTCCAACCTCAGTCAAAAATGT tggaTCAGAAGAATCCACTGATGCAGCTAAAACAGTCAGGAGCAGGAATTGGCATTGGCCGAGTAAAGCGGCGCTACAAGAGGAAAAATGCAGTGAGCCCTGTTAAAAAAGGACCTTCCCCTACAAAGAGGCGTCAAACAACAAACCACCCTGCCAATATCCTGCCTCTTGTAACATCACGGGAACTAATAAACGCAGTAAAA AATGAAAATGGTCCCTCCACATCCTCCTCAAACAAAGACATCCCTGAGTCTCTTTCTAATTTCATTCCTCGTCCTGCCCCATCATTAGCCGGAGCCTGCGACCTCACAGACATTAAAACACTCTTACGGGAATGGGTCACCACCATAACAG ATCCTATGGAAGAGGACATCCTGCAAGTGGTGAAATACTGCACTGATCTGATTGAGGACAAAGATCTGGAGAAGTTAGATTTGATTATAAAGTATATGAAAAG GCTCATGCAGCAGTCGGTGGAGTCTGTTTGGAGTATGGCTTTTGACTTCATCTTAGACAATGTGCAAGTGGTTGTGCAACAGACTTATGGTAGCACCCTGAAGGTCACATGA